One Molothrus ater isolate BHLD 08-10-18 breed brown headed cowbird chromosome 4, BPBGC_Mater_1.1, whole genome shotgun sequence genomic window carries:
- the SLC30A9 gene encoding proton-coupled zinc antiporter SLC30A9, mitochondrial translates to MMPALAAQRRGCRGLYRLYLRCQAAPRPRACHGWKVSMKSGSLSYILPCNRLPVQLMSQVRVYTSNGQKKDLGSQDTNGSARGETLHKVETGQDTTNAGQKQSSPKQPIQVKVKPVLKKREYGPKYTQNNFITGVRAINEFCLKSSDLDQLRKIKRRSPHDDTETFTVYLRSDVEAKSLEVWGSPEALARERKRRKEAEIKYRENLFRNQRLLWEYKEFFGNTKPRSSTATMFFKGPGKVVMVAICINGLNFFFKLLAWVYTGSASMFSEAIHSLADTCNQALLALGISQSARTPDPSHPYGFTNMRYIASLISGVGIFMMGAGLSWYHGIIGLLHPHPVESLLWAYCILAGSLVSEGATLLVAINEIRRSARAKGLSFYQYVVQSRDPSTNVVLLEDAAAVLSVAVAATCMGLTSLTGNPYYDSVGSLGVGTLLGTVSAFLIYTNTEALLGRSIEPEQLQRLTEFLESDPVVRAIHDVKATDMGMSKVRFKAEVDFDGRVVTRSYLEKQDIEQLLQEIQQVKTLEELEAFMLKHGENIVDTLGAEVDRLEKDLKQRNPDVRHVDLEIL, encoded by the exons ATGATGCCGGCCCTGGCCGCCCAGCGGCGGGGCTGCCGCGGCCTCTACCGCCTGTACCTGCGGTGCCAGGCggcgccgcggccccgcgcctGCCACG GATGGAAAGTTTCAATGAAAAGTGGGAGCCTGTCTTATATTCTGCCATGTAATCGCCTGCCTGTGCAGTTGATGAGTCAAGTGAGAGTTTATACCTCCAATGGTCAGAAGAAAGATCTTGGATCACAAGATACAAATGGATCAGCCCGTGGAGAAACCCTGCATAAAGTTGAAACAG gaCAAGATACAACCAATGCAGGCCAAAAGCAGTCTTCACCTAAACAGCCAATCCAAGTAAAAG tgaaaccAGTCCTCAAAAAAAGAGAGTATGGACCAAAATACACACAGAATAACTTCATCACTGGAGTCAGAGCAATAAATGAGTTTTGTCTTAAATCCAG TGATTTAGACCAGCTGAGAAAAATCAAACGACGAAGTCCCCATGATGACACTGAGACTTTCACGGTGTACCTGAGATCGGACGTAGAGGCAAA GTCTCTTGAAGTTTGGGGTAGTCCAGAGGCTCTTGCCAGAGAAAGAAAGCGACGTAAAGAGGCAGAGATCAAGTACAGAGAAA ATCTGTTTAGAAACCAAAGGCTGTTGTGGGAATACAAGGAGTTCTTTGGAAATACTAAG CCACGCTCCAGTACAGCAACTATGTTTTTCAAGGGACCAGGGAAGGTGGTAATGGTAGCTATTTGCat aaatgggttgaattttttctttaagctaCTTGCTTGGGTTTACACGGGTTCTGCAAGTATGTTTTCAGAAGCCATACATTCTTTAGCAGACACATGTAACCAG GCATTGCTAGCTTTGGGCATCAGTCAGTCTGCGAGGACACCTGACCCCAGTCATCC gTATGGTTTCACAAATATGCGCTATATTGCCTCCCTGATTAGTGGAGTAGGCATTTTCATGATGGGTGCAGGGCTTTCTTGGTATCATGGGATCATAGGTTTACTCCACCCTCATCCTGTAGAATCTCTTCTCTGG gcATACTGCATTTTAGCAGGATCATTGGTATCAGAAGGAG CCACCCTGCTTGTTGCTATAAATGAAATTCGGAGGAGTGCTCGAGCCAAGGGTCTTTCATTTTATCAATATG TTGTGCAGAGTCGTGATCCTAGTACCAACGTGGTGTTActggaggatgctgcagcagtCCTGAGCGTGGCTGTAGCTGCTACCTGTATGGGACTGACTTCTTTAACAG GAAACCCCTATTATGACAGTGTGGGGTCTCTGGGTGTTGGAACTTTGTTAGGAACTGTGTCAGCATTTCTAATCTACACTAACACTGAAGCCCTGCTGGGACGATCCATCgagcctgagcagctgcagcggCTCACCGAGTTCCTGGAGAGTGATCCTGTAGTAAG AGCAATTCATGATGTTAAAGCCACAGACATGGGAATGAGCAAAGTGAGATTTAAGGCAGAAGTAGACTTTGATGGACGTGTTGTTACTCGGTCTTACCTGGAAAAACAAGATATTGAACAGCTGCTACAA GAAATTCAGCAAGTGAAAACCCTTGAAGAATTAGAAGCCTTTATGCTTAAGCATGGTGAGAATATCGTTGACACGCTGGGAGCTGAAGTAGACAGACTTGAGAAGGACCTGAAG